In the genome of Pseudomonas sp. LBUM920, one region contains:
- a CDS encoding phosphodiesterase, translating into MNRPFLVAQISDLHLKAGNRLTYGVVDTLGALRRAVDHLNARYPRPDIVVISGDLVDFGRADEYAVLHPELARLHMPYYLVPGNHDTRGPLLDAFGDHAYLPTSADGPLDWVVDEHPLRLIGLDSTIPGGHGGQLLDSQLQWLDAQLALRPEAPTLLILHHPPFSSGIGHMDREPFGNAAALERVVARHPQVERLLCGHLHRPMQRRFGGSLSCVCPGTSHQIVLDLQDAAPAHFNLEPAGFVLHRWDAQHGLISHNGVFGDYPGPYPFYDAHGLID; encoded by the coding sequence TTGAACCGTCCGTTTCTTGTTGCGCAGATCAGCGACCTGCACCTTAAAGCCGGTAACCGCCTGACCTATGGCGTGGTCGATACCCTCGGCGCACTGCGCCGCGCCGTCGACCACCTGAACGCCCGCTACCCTCGGCCCGATATCGTGGTGATCAGCGGCGACCTGGTGGATTTTGGCCGCGCCGATGAATACGCCGTGCTGCACCCGGAGCTGGCACGCCTGCACATGCCGTACTACCTGGTGCCCGGCAACCACGACACGCGCGGGCCGTTACTGGATGCGTTCGGCGATCACGCTTATCTGCCGACGTCGGCAGATGGCCCGCTGGATTGGGTTGTGGATGAGCATCCGCTGCGCTTGATCGGCCTGGACTCGACCATTCCCGGTGGTCACGGCGGCCAACTGCTCGACAGCCAATTGCAGTGGCTCGACGCGCAATTGGCACTGCGTCCCGAGGCGCCGACCTTGCTGATCCTGCATCACCCGCCGTTCAGCAGCGGCATCGGCCATATGGACCGCGAGCCCTTTGGCAACGCCGCCGCCCTGGAGCGCGTCGTCGCTCGTCACCCACAAGTGGAGCGCCTGTTGTGCGGGCATTTGCACCGCCCGATGCAGCGGCGTTTTGGCGGCAGTCTGAGTTGCGTGTGCCCTGGCACTTCGCACCAGATCGTGCTCGACCTGCAAGACGCCGCGCCTGCGCATTTCAACTTGGAACCGGCAGGCTTTGTGCTGCACCGCTGGGATGCACAGCACGGGCTGATCAGCCACAACGGCGTGTTCGGGGACTACCCGGGGCCGTATCCGTTTTATGACGCTCATGGATTGATTGACTGA
- a CDS encoding OprD family porin, with protein MKATLNVLSVLTGGLGIALSPLASADFLSDSTANLNLRNFYFNNDNRDGAAAPSKTEEWGQAFILNYQSGFTDGTVGFGLDAVGMLGVTLDSGTGRHVGSSMIPTDDGRAADSWARGGATAKARFAKTELRYGYLRPNLPILVSNDGRLLPQSFEGAQVTSKDIDNLTLIGGQLQHTTGRGSSDRSGLAAAGGTQESNKFNYAGFDYQVNKDLLVQYYYANLEDYYQQHFAGLIHVVPLGDYGSLKTDLRYFNTTSDGKNSTAAGRAEGYKFGGYTQNGNGEIDNNTWSAAFIYSLGPHAITAGYQRVSDDSNFAQLNQGGLVNKGEGGSSLYLYTDRTVQTFIQAGERTAFAQYAYDFVALGLPGLKASVMYLKGDHILTTAGNTASEWEGDISLDYVVQSGTFKNVGFGWRNGVSRSEVARDQDQNRVFVSYSIPLL; from the coding sequence ATGAAAGCCACTTTGAATGTACTGAGCGTATTAACCGGCGGCCTGGGCATTGCCCTGAGCCCCTTGGCCTCGGCTGATTTCTTGAGTGACAGCACAGCCAACTTGAACCTGCGCAACTTCTACTTCAATAACGATAACCGCGACGGCGCCGCCGCACCGTCAAAGACCGAAGAATGGGGCCAGGCGTTTATCCTCAACTACCAGTCGGGCTTTACCGACGGCACTGTCGGTTTTGGTCTGGACGCCGTCGGCATGCTCGGTGTGACCCTCGACAGCGGCACTGGCCGCCACGTGGGCAGCTCGATGATCCCCACCGATGACGGCAGGGCAGCCGACAGCTGGGCGCGCGGTGGTGCGACAGCCAAGGCGCGCTTCGCCAAGACCGAACTGCGCTACGGCTACCTGCGCCCGAACCTGCCGATCCTGGTGAGCAACGATGGCCGCCTGTTGCCGCAATCCTTCGAGGGCGCGCAGGTCACCAGCAAAGACATCGACAACCTCACGCTGATCGGCGGCCAGCTACAGCACACCACCGGCCGTGGCTCCAGCGACCGCAGTGGCCTGGCGGCCGCGGGTGGCACGCAAGAGAGCAATAAATTCAACTACGCAGGTTTCGACTACCAAGTGAACAAGGACCTGCTGGTCCAGTATTACTACGCCAACCTCGAAGACTATTACCAACAGCACTTTGCCGGGTTGATCCATGTAGTGCCGTTGGGCGACTACGGCTCATTGAAAACCGACCTGCGTTATTTCAACACCACCTCCGACGGCAAGAACAGCACTGCGGCCGGGCGTGCCGAAGGGTATAAGTTCGGCGGCTATACCCAGAACGGCAACGGCGAAATCGACAACAACACCTGGAGCGCCGCGTTCATCTACTCGCTGGGCCCGCACGCGATCACCGCGGGTTACCAGCGAGTCTCCGATGACAGTAACTTCGCCCAACTCAACCAGGGTGGCCTGGTCAACAAAGGCGAGGGCGGTTCGAGCCTGTACCTTTACACCGACCGCACCGTGCAAACCTTCATCCAGGCCGGCGAACGCACCGCCTTTGCGCAATACGCCTACGACTTTGTCGCGCTGGGCCTGCCTGGCCTGAAGGCGTCGGTGATGTATTTGAAAGGCGACCATATCCTCACCACCGCCGGCAACACGGCCAGCGAATGGGAAGGGGACATCTCCCTGGATTACGTGGTGCAAAGCGGCACGTTCAAAAACGTCGGGTTTGGCTGGCGCAACGGCGTGTCGCGCAGTGAAGTGGCGCGCGACCAGGATCAGAATCGGGTGTTTGTGAGTTATTCGATTCCATTGCTGTAA
- a CDS encoding GNAT family N-acetyltransferase → MTHAREDVAIRKLEELPEQIHALRAQAVAEGFRFLTRLISEWDNRTNRFDQPGECLFGVFRHGQLIGVGGVSCDPYAGPGVGRLRRVYIAPSLRGQAIGKALVKRLLEHAAAHFQEARLTTDTPQAAQFYLRCGFQRIDNDHATHVTSLIALKARASKSP, encoded by the coding sequence GTGACCCACGCCCGCGAAGACGTTGCGATACGCAAACTGGAAGAGCTTCCCGAGCAGATCCATGCGCTGCGGGCGCAGGCTGTCGCCGAAGGGTTCAGGTTTCTGACGCGGCTTATCAGCGAATGGGACAACCGTACGAATCGGTTTGATCAGCCGGGTGAATGCCTTTTCGGCGTGTTTCGTCACGGCCAGTTGATTGGCGTCGGCGGTGTGTCCTGTGACCCCTATGCAGGTCCCGGGGTCGGTCGGCTACGTCGGGTCTACATCGCGCCCAGCCTGCGCGGGCAGGCAATTGGCAAAGCCCTGGTCAAACGGCTATTGGAGCACGCGGCGGCGCATTTTCAGGAAGCCCGGCTCACTACCGATACGCCGCAAGCCGCGCAGTTCTATCTGCGCTGCGGTTTTCAACGCATCGATAACGACCACGCGACGCACGTAACGTCGCTGATCGCGCTGAAAGCGCGGGCCTCAAAATCGCCATGA
- a CDS encoding GFA family protein — translation MDAVTQGSCLCGAISYQVSTPLKAVTHCHCKKCQKAHGAAFATYASAPRSAVNINAAEDVLRSYESSAGVTRQFCSRCGSSLFWSDARGQFPEWMSIAVGTLDSPFTAHKQAHSCIESKAAWLCGASV, via the coding sequence ATGGATGCAGTGACCCAAGGCAGTTGCCTGTGCGGCGCTATCAGTTATCAGGTGTCGACCCCTTTGAAAGCGGTCACCCACTGCCACTGCAAAAAATGCCAGAAAGCGCACGGCGCGGCATTCGCCACGTATGCCAGCGCCCCTCGGTCAGCCGTCAATATCAACGCCGCTGAGGATGTGCTTCGAAGCTATGAGTCTTCAGCAGGCGTCACCCGCCAATTCTGCTCGCGGTGTGGATCATCGCTGTTCTGGTCTGACGCTCGTGGACAGTTTCCAGAATGGATGTCCATCGCAGTCGGCACCCTCGATAGCCCTTTTACTGCGCACAAGCAGGCGCACAGCTGCATTGAATCCAAAGCTGCGTGGTTGTGCGGGGCGTCTGTGTGA
- a CDS encoding sensor domain-containing diguanylate cyclase, whose amino-acid sequence MIKASLRSHLTLWFAGLSLVTLLSVGLYVGHIATEQMKQASGNSLLSTARSTAALLAVQLRERQLEVSLLSKAPIMRKGDLTAPDILTLMELRTQSRAEYAWMGVADADGRVRQAVNGLLVNQSVQQRPWFQAGMRAEYTGDPHEAVLLAKLLPGAADGEPLRFIDFAAPIRNAQGDTIGVLGAHAHWSWVTQIVDSAVMQKDAIPQIEALIVDIDGKVLYPELLAGEQMPLDQLHTPAGWFTGNGYVTASVAVPSPSNAKMNWYIMVRQPLDVALQPAHNLLYKLLMLGVLAAFIFVLAAYYLASSLSRPIERLARSAKQVQDQQPGAVFPQEHPVLEIAQLGRSISSMTQSLLTKERELQEANASLEATVTQRTAALTQANADLLKLATHDALTGVYNRRRFDEKLAESSLLFQRTGRTFALLLIDADYFKRVNDTYGHAVGDDVLCQLAALIESTTRATDFVARYGGEEFAVLLPEVEEPDSPDVVAEKIRAAVAAANFPTVGQVTVSIGVSIAQPSDRDSLGLLKRADMQLYEAKGAGRNRVS is encoded by the coding sequence ATGATCAAAGCCAGCCTGCGCAGTCACCTGACCCTATGGTTTGCCGGTTTATCACTGGTCACACTCCTGAGCGTGGGCCTCTATGTTGGCCATATCGCCACCGAGCAGATGAAGCAGGCCAGCGGCAACTCGCTGCTCAGCACGGCGCGCTCGACGGCCGCGCTGTTGGCCGTGCAACTGCGCGAGCGGCAACTGGAAGTGTCGCTGTTGAGCAAGGCACCGATCATGCGCAAGGGCGACCTGACCGCGCCGGATATTCTGACGCTGATGGAACTGCGCACCCAATCGCGCGCGGAGTATGCATGGATGGGCGTGGCCGATGCTGACGGGCGCGTGCGCCAGGCGGTCAACGGCTTGCTGGTCAATCAATCAGTGCAGCAGCGGCCATGGTTTCAGGCCGGCATGCGTGCCGAGTACACCGGTGATCCCCACGAGGCGGTGTTGCTCGCCAAGCTGCTGCCGGGAGCGGCGGACGGTGAGCCACTGCGCTTTATCGATTTCGCCGCACCGATACGCAATGCCCAGGGTGACACGATTGGCGTGCTGGGCGCCCATGCCCACTGGAGCTGGGTCACCCAGATCGTCGATTCCGCCGTGATGCAAAAGGATGCCATCCCACAGATCGAGGCGTTGATCGTCGACATTGATGGCAAGGTGCTTTACCCGGAATTGCTCGCGGGCGAACAAATGCCGCTGGACCAACTGCACACGCCCGCTGGCTGGTTCACCGGCAACGGCTACGTCACGGCATCGGTGGCGGTGCCGAGCCCGTCGAATGCGAAAATGAACTGGTACATCATGGTGCGACAACCGTTGGACGTCGCACTGCAACCGGCGCACAACCTGCTGTACAAATTACTCATGCTGGGCGTGCTCGCGGCGTTCATCTTTGTGCTGGCCGCTTATTACCTCGCCTCGTCACTCAGCCGCCCCATCGAGCGCCTGGCCAGGTCCGCCAAACAGGTGCAAGACCAGCAGCCCGGCGCCGTCTTCCCCCAGGAGCATCCGGTGCTGGAAATCGCCCAATTGGGCCGCTCCATCAGCAGCATGACCCAATCCTTGCTGACCAAGGAGCGCGAACTGCAGGAAGCCAATGCCTCGCTGGAAGCCACCGTCACCCAGCGCACTGCCGCCCTTACCCAGGCCAATGCCGACCTGCTGAAACTGGCCACGCACGACGCACTGACCGGCGTTTACAACCGCCGCCGTTTCGACGAAAAACTCGCCGAGAGCAGCCTGTTGTTCCAACGCACCGGCCGCACCTTTGCCTTGCTGCTGATCGACGCCGACTATTTCAAGCGCGTCAACGACACCTACGGTCACGCCGTCGGCGATGACGTGCTGTGCCAACTGGCGGCGCTGATCGAGAGCACCACGCGCGCCACCGATTTTGTCGCGCGATACGGCGGTGAAGAATTTGCAGTATTGCTGCCGGAGGTTGAAGAGCCGGACAGCCCCGACGTGGTTGCCGAAAAAATCCGTGCGGCCGTGGCGGCGGCAAACTTCCCGACAGTGGGCCAGGTTACGGTGAGTATTGGTGTGAGCATCGCGCAGCCCTCGGACCGCGATTCCCTGGGGCTGCTCAAGCGGGCGGACATGCAATTGTATGAGGCCAAGGGCGCAGGCCGGAATCGGGTGTCGTGA
- a CDS encoding polyamine ABC transporter substrate-binding protein, translated as MHIKQWSVAVMLGAFSAAGYAAEEVNISNWNGYIADDTLTRFTQATGITPTYDIHDSNEVLESKLMTGNTGYDVVSPSNHFLSRLIKAGAIQKLDRSQLPNWKNLDPLLMKKLEVNDPGNQYGFPYMWGTAGIGYNVEKIKALFGSTDVTRSWKMFFDEDTIKKLSTCGVAIIDNPTQILPITLNYLGLPHHSHEPADYKQAEQALLKIRPYIQYFHASKYISDLANGNICAVIGFNGDVVQAAASAKEAKNGIEIAYSIPQEGSTLWLDMVVMPKAAPHEKNAYAYMNYLLEPKVIANISNSIHYANPNSAADEFLTPAVKQDLAIYPPKSVMDSLFIVEDLPPAIARLATRLWTKLKTNT; from the coding sequence ATGCACATCAAGCAATGGTCCGTGGCGGTAATGCTCGGTGCGTTTTCGGCGGCCGGCTATGCCGCTGAAGAGGTGAATATCTCCAACTGGAACGGCTATATCGCCGACGACACCCTCACACGCTTTACTCAGGCCACCGGCATCACGCCCACTTACGACATCCATGACAGCAACGAAGTGCTCGAATCCAAGTTGATGACCGGCAACACCGGCTACGACGTGGTCAGCCCTTCAAACCACTTTCTGTCGCGGCTGATCAAGGCGGGCGCGATCCAGAAGCTCGACCGCAGCCAGTTGCCGAACTGGAAAAACCTCGACCCGCTGCTGATGAAGAAGCTTGAGGTCAACGACCCGGGCAACCAGTACGGCTTTCCCTATATGTGGGGCACGGCGGGCATCGGTTATAACGTCGAGAAGATCAAGGCACTCTTTGGCAGCACCGACGTCACCCGGTCCTGGAAGATGTTCTTTGATGAAGACACGATCAAAAAACTCAGCACCTGCGGCGTGGCGATCATCGACAACCCGACGCAGATCCTGCCCATCACCCTCAATTACCTGGGCCTGCCCCATCACAGCCATGAGCCGGCCGACTATAAACAGGCCGAACAGGCCCTGTTGAAAATCCGCCCTTACATCCAGTACTTCCACGCGTCCAAGTACATCAGTGACTTGGCCAACGGCAATATCTGCGCGGTGATCGGTTTCAATGGCGACGTGGTGCAGGCGGCCGCGAGCGCGAAAGAAGCCAAAAACGGTATCGAGATTGCCTACTCGATCCCGCAGGAAGGCTCGACGCTGTGGCTGGACATGGTGGTGATGCCCAAGGCCGCGCCGCACGAAAAGAACGCCTACGCCTACATGAATTACCTGCTTGAGCCCAAGGTGATCGCCAACATCAGCAACAGCATCCACTACGCCAACCCCAACAGCGCGGCAGATGAGTTCCTCACGCCGGCCGTGAAACAGGACTTGGCGATCTACCCGCCGAAAAGCGTGATGGACAGCCTGTTTATCGTCGAAGACCTGCCCCCGGCGATAGCGCGGCTGGCCACCCGGCTGTGGACCAAATTGAAGACCAACACATAA
- a CDS encoding FAD-binding oxidoreductase → MDNICGWIAQTEPLPACSALTGTQQADWLVIGAGITGLCAAHSLATLHPEARIVIVDRQCAAQGASARNSGFVVAHEHPAESELLGTAGFEGFEVDTAISRAASDEVRQRIAGHGIDCDFRDDGYFFAVHDADKLDHVDHTLATLLALGASAQCLQGEALRQKLGTAHYQAGIWCGNGNALLQPAKYVKGLLAALPASVSLFENTDITGLERTGNGALRATSRAGSIEARHVLVCLNAFIPRVGLDQSATFPMELSASLTRPLTEKECAAAPWGVLSTRPLGATVRLTPDLRVMIRNTAEYRTRDLSNADLLQRRQRHVLGLQRRFPWLTEQDIHYTWTGHLSASRSGQPYFAKVQDNLYAIAGCNGSGVARGTLWGRLMAEWASGHQSPLLQSVIQRAQPGWLPPRPLFDLGALLRMRIEAVRARSEI, encoded by the coding sequence GTGGACAATATCTGTGGCTGGATAGCCCAAACCGAACCCCTGCCCGCTTGTAGCGCCTTGACCGGCACACAACAGGCCGACTGGCTGGTGATTGGCGCCGGCATCACCGGGCTCTGCGCCGCCCATAGCCTGGCAACCCTGCACCCCGAAGCGCGCATCGTGATTGTTGACCGTCAGTGCGCGGCCCAGGGCGCCTCCGCGCGAAACTCGGGGTTTGTGGTGGCGCACGAACACCCGGCCGAAAGCGAGTTGCTGGGCACCGCAGGCTTCGAGGGTTTTGAAGTGGACACCGCGATCTCACGCGCGGCGAGTGACGAGGTGCGCCAACGCATCGCAGGCCATGGCATCGACTGCGATTTTCGCGACGACGGTTACTTCTTCGCCGTGCATGACGCCGACAAGCTCGATCACGTCGACCACACACTCGCCACCTTGCTTGCCCTGGGCGCCTCTGCGCAATGTCTGCAAGGCGAGGCGCTGCGCCAGAAACTCGGCACCGCGCATTACCAGGCCGGCATCTGGTGCGGCAACGGCAACGCCCTGCTGCAACCGGCCAAGTACGTGAAGGGCTTGCTGGCCGCGTTGCCAGCCTCGGTCAGCCTGTTTGAAAACACTGACATCACCGGCCTTGAGCGCACGGGCAACGGCGCCCTGCGCGCGACCAGCCGTGCGGGCAGTATTGAAGCGCGACACGTGCTGGTGTGCCTGAATGCGTTTATCCCGCGTGTCGGGCTGGACCAAAGCGCCACGTTCCCCATGGAACTGAGTGCCAGCCTCACCCGCCCACTCACAGAAAAAGAATGCGCCGCCGCGCCCTGGGGCGTGCTGTCGACGCGGCCACTGGGTGCCACCGTGCGGCTCACGCCGGACCTGCGCGTGATGATTCGCAACACCGCCGAGTACCGCACCCGCGACTTGTCCAACGCCGACTTGCTGCAGCGCCGCCAGCGCCATGTGCTGGGTTTGCAACGGCGCTTCCCGTGGCTCACCGAACAGGACATCCATTACACCTGGACCGGCCACCTCAGTGCCTCGCGGTCCGGCCAGCCGTACTTCGCCAAGGTCCAAGACAACCTGTACGCCATCGCTGGCTGCAACGGCTCCGGCGTCGCGCGCGGCACGCTGTGGGGGCGGTTGATGGCGGAGTGGGCCTCGGGGCACCAATCGCCGCTGCTGCAATCGGTGATCCAGCGTGCGCAGCCCGGTTGGTTGCCGCCGCGCCCGCTGTTCGACCTCGGCGCCCTGCTGCGCATGCGCATCGAAGCGGTGCGTGCCCGATCAGAAATCTGA